The Citrifermentans bemidjiense Bem genome window below encodes:
- a CDS encoding cbb3-type cytochrome c oxidase subunit I, which yields MNQQEGYADDVVKGFITWSMVWGLVAVLVGVLISFQIAFPQLNLPPYLTYGRLRPIHTNAGIFGWGIGSFMAFFYYITQRLTRTGIWSPGLARVQLWLFNLAIALAAVTLALGMNRSKEYAELEWPVASLVVVVWVIFAINIVMTIVKRREEQMYISLWYILATLVGVAVLYLVNNASIPVSLTKSYSAYAGANDANVQWWYGHNAVAMVLTTPPLAIFYYFLPKATGVPIYSHRMGVIAFWSLIFMYLWTGAHHLLWAPVPDWVQTLAMAFSVMLIAPSWAAVFNGYFSMNGQWHQMRENYLVKFLIFGITFYGAQTLQGPSQSIRTFSAFIHFTDWVPGHVHMGTLGWVSLVLFAAIYYTLPRIYGTEIYSIRLANVHFWLVLTGQLMFSISMWIAGVQQAAMLNATNPDGSLHYSFMETMIEIYPYWHIRALGGVVYLAGLCVFLYNIWKTVAGAKTQGAAQPA from the coding sequence GTTCCAGATCGCTTTCCCGCAGTTGAACCTCCCCCCCTACCTCACCTACGGACGGCTGCGCCCGATCCACACCAACGCCGGGATCTTCGGCTGGGGGATCGGCAGCTTCATGGCCTTTTTCTACTACATCACCCAGCGCCTCACCCGTACCGGCATCTGGAGCCCGGGCCTCGCCCGTGTCCAGCTCTGGCTCTTCAACCTGGCCATAGCGCTCGCCGCGGTGACGCTGGCTCTCGGCATGAACCGCTCCAAGGAGTACGCCGAGCTGGAATGGCCGGTGGCGAGCCTGGTGGTGGTGGTATGGGTCATCTTCGCGATCAACATCGTCATGACCATCGTCAAGCGCCGCGAGGAGCAGATGTACATCTCGCTTTGGTACATCCTGGCCACCCTGGTCGGCGTCGCGGTGCTCTACCTGGTGAACAACGCCTCCATTCCCGTGTCGCTCACCAAGTCCTACTCCGCCTACGCGGGGGCCAACGACGCCAACGTGCAGTGGTGGTACGGCCACAACGCCGTCGCCATGGTGCTCACCACCCCACCGCTCGCCATCTTCTACTACTTCCTCCCGAAAGCGACCGGCGTCCCCATCTACAGCCACCGCATGGGCGTGATCGCCTTCTGGAGCCTCATCTTCATGTACCTTTGGACCGGAGCGCACCACCTGCTCTGGGCGCCGGTCCCCGACTGGGTGCAGACGCTCGCCATGGCCTTCTCGGTGATGCTGATCGCCCCCTCCTGGGCCGCGGTCTTCAACGGCTACTTCTCGATGAACGGCCAGTGGCACCAGATGCGTGAGAACTACCTGGTCAAGTTCCTCATCTTCGGCATCACCTTCTACGGGGCGCAGACGCTGCAGGGTCCCTCCCAGTCGATCAGGACCTTCTCCGCCTTCATCCATTTCACCGACTGGGTCCCGGGGCACGTGCACATGGGGACGCTGGGGTGGGTCTCGCTGGTCCTCTTCGCCGCGATCTACTACACCCTCCCCCGCATCTACGGCACAGAGATCTACAGCATCCGCCTGGCCAACGTCCATTTCTGGCTGGTGCTCACCGGGCAGCTCATGTTCTCGATCAGCATGTGGATCGCGGGGGTACAGCAGGCGGCGATGCTGAACGCGACCAACCCGGACGGAAGCCTCCACTACAGCTTCATGGAGACCATGATCGAGATCTATCCCTACTGGCACATAAGAGCCCTGGGCGGGGTGGTGTATCTCGCCGGACTTTGCGTGTTCCTCTACAACATCTGGAAGACCGTCGCCGGCGCCAAGACGCAGGGCGCCGCGCAGCCGGCCTAG